A single genomic interval of Bacillus sp. es.036 harbors:
- the cax gene encoding calcium/proton exchanger gives MCHVVNKIFFFLVIIGVPLSVAGSLLHWSQILMFVVYCLTIVSLAAYMGRATESLAVISGPRIGGLLNATFGNAVELIISIFALREGLIEIVLASLTGSVLGNLLLVAGLSFFVGGLKFKRQKFNVYDARHNSGLLMFGVIVAFVIPEVFSMDMSDAEAISLSTGISVILIVLYLAALFFKLVTHRGVYQHVSDQEGSDGGGKHAHEEPEWSRKKAMLVLALSTAAVAYVSESLVHTFETVGDTFGWSELFIGVIIVAIVGNAAEHASAIIMAYKNKMDVAVEIAVGSTLQIAMFVAPLLVLLSLFFPVQMPLVFTLPELVTMVTAVLLTIVISNDGETNWFEGATLLAAYLIMGIGFYLL, from the coding sequence ATGTGCCACGTGGTTAATAAAATTTTCTTTTTCCTCGTGATCATCGGCGTTCCCCTATCCGTTGCAGGAAGCCTTCTTCATTGGTCGCAAATTCTAATGTTTGTAGTCTACTGCTTAACCATTGTTTCTCTTGCCGCTTATATGGGAAGAGCAACCGAAAGTCTTGCCGTGATTTCAGGACCGCGGATTGGTGGATTGCTTAACGCTACCTTTGGAAATGCGGTTGAACTCATCATTTCCATTTTTGCATTAAGAGAAGGTTTAATTGAAATTGTGCTTGCTTCACTAACAGGATCAGTTCTAGGAAACCTGCTCCTTGTCGCTGGTTTGTCATTCTTCGTTGGAGGATTGAAGTTTAAAAGACAAAAGTTCAACGTCTATGATGCCAGGCACAACTCCGGACTGTTAATGTTTGGGGTGATCGTGGCCTTTGTTATTCCTGAAGTGTTCTCAATGGACATGAGTGACGCAGAAGCGATTTCATTAAGTACCGGCATATCCGTCATTCTTATCGTTCTTTACCTTGCTGCACTTTTCTTTAAGCTCGTGACCCATCGAGGTGTCTACCAGCACGTTTCTGATCAAGAAGGGAGCGATGGCGGCGGCAAACACGCCCACGAAGAACCTGAGTGGAGTCGTAAAAAAGCGATGCTTGTGCTAGCTCTGTCGACTGCTGCAGTGGCCTATGTATCAGAAAGTCTTGTGCATACGTTTGAAACAGTTGGCGATACATTTGGCTGGAGTGAATTATTCATCGGTGTGATCATTGTGGCCATTGTAGGAAATGCGGCTGAGCACGCTTCCGCTATCATCATGGCTTATAAAAATAAAATGGATGTGGCAGTTGAAATCGCAGTCGGTTCAACCCTACAAATCGCCATGTTTGTTGCGCCACTACTCGTCCTTCTCTCCCTGTTCTTTCCAGTTCAAATGCCACTTGTCTTTACGTTACCTGAGCTTGTGACAATGGTAACGGCCGTGCTGCTCACGATTGTCATCAGTAACGATGGCGAAACGAACTGGTTTGAAGGAGCGACGTTACTCGCTGCTTACTTAATTATGGGAATAGGATTTTATCTTCTTTAA
- the map gene encoding type I methionyl aminopeptidase, which translates to MIHRKTSREIQLMKEAGEVLADCHKELRSIIKPGVTTKQIDDFVELFLEERGATPEQKGYQDYPYATCASVNDVICHGFPGSRKLKEGDIVTIDMVVNLNGALADSAWTYAVGAISEEKQHLLEATKKSLYLGIEQAVIGNRIGDIGHAIQKYAEAEGFGVVRDFTGHGIGPTLHEEPMIPHFGQPGTGARLKEGMVITIEPMLNIGKPYSTIDEDGWTARTVDGSTSAQYEHTLAITKDGPVILTDQGDE; encoded by the coding sequence ATGATTCACCGTAAAACAAGTCGAGAAATTCAATTAATGAAAGAAGCTGGAGAGGTTCTTGCTGACTGCCACAAAGAACTTCGTAGCATTATTAAACCAGGTGTTACAACGAAACAAATTGATGATTTTGTTGAACTCTTTTTAGAGGAGCGCGGTGCGACACCAGAGCAAAAAGGCTATCAAGATTACCCATACGCCACATGTGCTTCTGTTAATGATGTCATTTGTCACGGATTCCCAGGATCAAGAAAACTTAAAGAAGGCGATATCGTTACAATCGACATGGTTGTGAACTTAAATGGCGCACTTGCTGATTCTGCATGGACGTATGCTGTTGGAGCGATCTCAGAAGAGAAGCAACATTTGCTTGAAGCGACGAAAAAGTCTCTTTACCTTGGCATTGAGCAAGCTGTCATTGGCAATCGCATTGGGGATATTGGCCATGCGATTCAAAAATATGCAGAAGCAGAAGGGTTTGGCGTTGTTCGAGATTTCACTGGACACGGCATTGGACCGACTCTTCACGAAGAACCGATGATTCCACATTTCGGTCAGCCCGGTACAGGCGCCAGACTGAAAGAAGGTATGGTGATTACAATTGAACCGATGCTAAACATTGGTAAACCATACAGCACGATTGACGAAGATGGCTGGACAGCTCGCACAGTGGATGGCTCTACATCCGCTCAGTATGAACATACGCTTGCAATTACAAAAGATGGCCCAGTTATTCTAACGGATCAGGGTGACGAGTAA
- the ppaX gene encoding pyrophosphatase PpaX: protein MSINTLLFDLDGTLINTNDLIMASFRHTFDHFYPGRYGDEELKQFIGEPLYLTFAKHDESRAEEMVAFYRDHNITNHDHLVTEFDGVFETVKTLFEKGYKLAIVTSKMRNTVEMGLKLTKLDQFFPVVITVDEVENPKPHPEQLEIAMNKLGSVREETLMVGDSQYDILAGQNAGVTTVGVSWTIKGCDFLASFKPDYLVDHMGEILSIAGADK from the coding sequence ATGAGTATTAACACTCTTTTATTTGATTTAGACGGAACATTGATTAATACAAATGATTTAATTATGGCCTCATTTCGACATACATTTGACCATTTTTATCCTGGCCGTTATGGTGACGAAGAGTTGAAACAGTTTATTGGAGAGCCGCTTTACTTAACATTTGCAAAGCATGATGAAAGTCGTGCAGAAGAAATGGTCGCTTTTTATCGTGATCATAATATTACGAATCACGACCACCTTGTCACGGAATTCGATGGCGTGTTTGAAACAGTGAAGACGTTATTTGAAAAAGGATATAAACTAGCAATCGTAACTTCAAAAATGAGAAACACGGTAGAAATGGGATTAAAGCTAACAAAGCTTGATCAATTCTTTCCTGTAGTTATCACAGTTGATGAAGTTGAAAATCCTAAACCACATCCAGAGCAACTTGAAATTGCCATGAACAAACTAGGATCTGTTCGTGAAGAAACGCTGATGGTTGGTGATAGCCAATATGATATTCTAGCTGGACAAAATGCGGGTGTAACGACAGTTGGTGTGTCCTGGACGATTAAAGGATGCGACTTTCTTGCCTCATTTAAGCCAGATTACCTGGTTGATCATATGGGAGAAATTCTTTCGATTGCTGGAGCCGACAAGTGA
- a CDS encoding acyltransferase: protein MRNTERYPVTGSNALWQIYKTVPFWKVVKNFIVIQLARYTPFIPMKNWLYKTFLGVKIGDQTAFALMVMLDIMFPEKISVGKNSIIGYNTTILAHEYLIDEYRLGDVVIGDRVMIGANSTLLPGITIGDGAIVSAGTLVHKSVPPGAFVGGNPMQVIYTKEERAKHDI from the coding sequence GTGAGAAACACGGAGCGTTACCCCGTTACTGGTAGCAATGCTCTCTGGCAAATTTATAAAACCGTTCCGTTTTGGAAGGTCGTGAAGAACTTTATTGTGATCCAGCTCGCTCGATATACTCCTTTTATTCCTATGAAGAATTGGTTGTATAAAACCTTCCTAGGTGTGAAAATTGGTGACCAAACGGCATTTGCCCTTATGGTGATGCTGGACATTATGTTTCCGGAAAAGATTTCAGTCGGAAAAAATTCCATTATTGGCTACAATACAACGATATTAGCTCATGAATATTTGATTGATGAGTACCGCCTTGGTGATGTTGTCATTGGTGATCGGGTGATGATTGGGGCGAATAGTACATTGTTGCCAGGCATTACGATTGGTGATGGGGCCATCGTATCAGCGGGGACGCTTGTTCATAAAAGTGTGCCACCAGGGGCTTTTGTTGGTGGAAATCCGATGCAGGTCATCTATACGAAAGAAGAACGAGCAAAGCACGATATATAA